One window from the genome of Oryza glaberrima chromosome 3, OglaRS2, whole genome shotgun sequence encodes:
- the LOC127767811 gene encoding zinc finger protein 1-like, with translation MAVEEVLEGAAPMLSSSPAASGEEVGARKPQQRCGGAEGWSKRKRSRRRHRDRAAAPPPHGSEEEHLALSLLMLARGHRDPSPAPQEQHGCSVCGRVFSSYQALGGHKTSHRPRTPPTMAAVVVVDEPAATTASPAASSSNSGSGSGGGGGNKVHECSVCKKTFPTGQALGGHKRCHYEGPIGSGGGAAVAGRGFDLNLPAVALPDIMTERCLPAAAEEEEVLSPLASFKKPRLMIPA, from the coding sequence atggcggtggaggaggttcTTGAAGGCGCCGCGCCGatgctgtcgtcgtcgccggcggcgagcggcgaggaggtgggggCGCGGAAGCCGCAGcaacggtgcggcggcgccgaggggtGGTCCAAGCGGAAGCGCTcgaggcggcgccaccgcgaccgcgccgctgcgccgccgcctcacggTTCGGAGGAGGAGCACCTCGCGCTCAGCCTCCTCATGCTGGCGCGCGGCCACCGCgacccctcgccggcgccgcaggAGCAGCACGGGTGCTCCGTGTGCGGCAGGGTGTTCTCGTCCTACCAGGCGCTCGGCGGCCACAAGACGAGCCACCGCCccaggacgccgccgacgatggcGGCCGTTGTCGTCGTAGacgagccggcggcgacgacggcctcgccggccgcgtccTCGTCCAATTCcggctccggcagcggcggcggcggcggaaacaAGGTGCACGAGTGCTCCGTGTGCAAGAAGACGTTCCCGACGGGGCAGGCGCTGGGCGGGCACAAGCGGTGCCACTACGAGGGCCCGATcggaagcggcggtggcgccgctgtcgccggccGCGGGTTCGATCTGAACctgccggcggtggcgctgccggACATCATGACGGAGCGgtgcttgccggcggcggccgaggaggaggaggtgctcaGCCCGCTTGCCAGCTTCAAGAAGCCAAGGCTAATGATCCCtgcttaa